GCGGTTCATGACTATTCTCACCGCCTACtctttggtgtttttttttttttttttaatttggttgtctgagaaataatttttgttttttcttcatggTGTTGTCTATGTGGTTCTTTGGTAGTATTTTGAATCTGGCATTGGAAAAAGggaaatgatttattttattttattggttttggggttttgaaaaagaaaagaaaagaaaaaattgcttGGGTTGAGCTAATTGAATGGTTGTGTTAGTTTCTGGAATGCGGCTTTGCTTGCTTGAAGTAAACTGATGCTTATTGTGAACAGTGAttgtgtttttctatttttgtttttcttctgttttacTCTTGCTGCTACTGTTTTGTACTTTTTTAACCTGTTTTCTTTTTGGAGTGTTATCCTTGTCTTGTGATGCTGGGTGTTGTGTTGTAAAAAGTCGCTTACTTATGTGAAGAAAAGAATCGTTTTTCTTTTCGCCTCCTTGTTTGTTACTACTGATTTGATAATGTCGTTGTCACTTTCAGGAGTTTTTGTACTGTCATATGTTGTTGGGTTTTTCCAttactttctttctttgattACTTACTGTTGCTGTATAGTGAGAATAATGTGATCTTGTGATTGTCTTTCTCTTAAGAAGTAAGTGCTTAATATTTAACTCATTTTCAGGGGCCAAGCTGAGAGAGAATTTAAAGTAGAGGTAGAAGCAATTGGTCGTGTGCGGCACAAGAATCTTGTTAGGTTGCTTGGATACTGTGTTGAGGGGGAAtacaggtattttttttttttttttttcattttgaacattGAAGCTATAAAGTTTGTTTAGTTTAAAGAATGTAagatttgaactttgaagtatgtattCAATGTTCATATTGCAGGATGCTTGTGTATGAATATGTCAACAATGGGAATCTAGAACAGTGGCTTCATGGGGATGCTGGACCTGTAAGCCCAATGACATGGGATATCCGAATGAACATTATATTGGGCACGGCAAAAGGGTACTATATTCATGGTCTAGCAGGCATTCACTGGTAAACATGTCAATGCTTGAAAGGTTTTGATCACAGTAATTTGTGTATCTTTTCAGATTGGCTTATCTTCATGAAGGTCTTGAACCAAAAGTTGTCCACCGAGATGTGAAATCAAGCAACATACTGATTGATCGCCAATGGAACCCAAAGGTTTCTGATTTTGGGCTTGCTAAGCTTTTGTCAGCTGATCATAGTTATGTCACTACTCGAGTGATGGGGACATTTGGGTTAGTATGGTTTAACTAAGCATTTTCCTAGCTTTGTTGCCAATTATAATTAGTTTCAATACCTGTAAGAGCAAAATGTGTTATTAGTCATTCTTACTCTCAAATTTAAAGTCCACAGTACTGATTCTCTCCCCTTTCTTTTTCTGCAGTTACGTTGCACCAGAGTATGCATGCACTGGAATGCTGACTGAGAAGAGTGACGTGTATAGTTTTGGGATACTTATTATGGAAATAATTACTGGAAGAAGTCCTGTTGATTATAGTAAACCACAAGGAGAGGTTAGAACTTAGAAACCTTCACCAACACACTCAACAGTTTTGAGATTGTTCATTTTATACTTATCTATGCAGTTCTTTCTCTAGTTTCCCCTAACTGTGGAAGTTGGCATTGTTGCAGGTTAATTTAATAGAGTGGTTGAAAAGTATGGTTGGGAATCGAAAATCTGAGGAAGTAGTTGATCCTAAGATTGCTGAAAAGCCATCTTCAAGGGCTCTTAAACGGGCTTTGTTGGTTGCTCTTCGATGTGTTGACCCTGATGCGGCAAAGAGGCCTAAAATAGGACATGTGATCCACATGCTCGAGGCTGAGGACCTCTTATTCCGTGATGTGTGTTCTTCTCCCTTCTCAAACTTTACATTTTAGTTGACTGAACCAATAATAAGAaagttcaattttttgttgtaatCTGATGCTTATATCTTTTCTTTCATCCTTCTTGTCTGTAGGATCGAAGGAGTGGAGGAGAATCTTCCCGTTCCCATCGCGATTATCAACTAGAGCATAAGGACTCAAGATTAGATAAAAGGAAGATAGGTGGAGAGATCACTGATCAAAGTGAAGATGATAGTACTACTAGTAGTAGACATCACCCTCAGCCCACTAGATGGAGATAACTGAAAAGCAATGTgccatattatttttcttcctgGTAGTTtgccaatatatatttttacttgaatgaTGAAAGAAGCAATTAGTTTTCCCCCCATATTTGCATAATGTCCCCAGTTGTAACCTACCTCAATTTGGGATTCTTTTGTATACTCTGATTCACTactataaaattcaaaattgtttGTCTCTGTTTACAAGACAAATTTGGATAAGCATTACACAAAATTAGTACTCTTCCCATGTGGTCAAAATATGTTATCAACCACCTTTGTCtcccatattttgtttttagcaTTGCCTCCTGGTCCCATCATATGTTGGATagcattttatcatttatgagTGCAGTTGGTGGGTCCAGTTGGATGCTTCTGATCACTAGGCCCACAATGAATCCAGCTACTTGATGGAAACAATTTCAAGCTTTTAACATCATTGCCAACTTCATAGTTGGATGCTTATGAAGAAATCAAAATGCTGGCTAGCTAATCAATATCAACTGTATCTCCTACTTCTTGTCATGAATGGCTTAGATTTCCCAAATGGAACAACTGGCACTGGGAGCAGGGAAGTGTGCAGGAACTTGGTCATAGGTTTTGGTTTCATTGTCAATGCCAGACTTGCCATTACACACTTTTGTCATTAGAAAGCAACCGGCACTGATTGGTGCCTTGAGTATGAGCGTATCTTGGGGACAcccttttttttgtctcttcttGCATTCTTCAATGGTTAGTTAGTTTCTCATGACTCTTGACTTCACCCCTTGAAATGCTTAAAGCCTTAAACCACTGTCGTGTTAATTTCTCTGTACTTTGGAACCTGACATTGACATGGATTAGTAATAATCATCAAAACCACCAAGAAAGTTTTTGTCAAAAAATGGCATTTGTCAAGCTACATTGATTATTGAGTTTTTGTCAACTGTGGACCCTTTGAGAATAAACTAACATTTATGTGTTTATCCTTTCCTgatatttcttgttttgttatttttatagcCTTTCAAAGTGTCAAATGGGTAATCATACTACCATATTCTTAACCCTTCCGCTCTCATAAATATCCAATTACGTGTTGGCAGCATAATTTAGAGATAAAcacttttattgtttttgtttttgtcttttaatcTCAGAAGTCGCTTTCTTGCGGAAATTGTTGTATCTATACACAATAGTGGTTGCTGGTAACCGGTAAGACTTGTTAAAACAACACGTAACATACTgatgaattttatttctaaaaacaaaataaaatgggCCACAGAGGAACAGAGCTAAAGcggtatattttaatttcccaAAAAGAAGTGAAACTGTGAGGAACATTAAACGACTTCCTATTCTGTCTTATTGGTGTGCAATAACCCAATCAAAGTTAAATAATTGcataattctttttgtttcatgattttttatattttaaattaggaTTTTTAATAAGTGTACttattagtaataaataaaatatggaaaTCACTTCctttacttaaaaataatttccattTGAGGTTTTACACAATTGTTACTAAAGTCATTCAATAACTTTAATTATaggaaaatataattacatttgattaaatcattttttacttCCTTAAAACTTTCTCTAATTCTATTTAGtggatatataaaaatgaacaataaaattaaaaaaatctcaattttataacgtaaaagtatttttaaataaattaaaacaactaaAGCTATAATCATTTCTAAACAAAGTATTGCACCAAAAATATTGATttgcacaaaaataaaaagaagtaaatctTTGTCGCGCGCAAATATTTTCTCTAGGATCTTGTTCAAAATAGACAACTCTTTTCAAATGTACTATAACTTCAAAATTTCCCGACAATGTCATAAATTTTGGGTTGAAGCTTCGTGCACTCATGTGGGTGTTTATAatgactcttttcttttctgcgCATGCACATGTATAAATATACAGCAAATATCAGAGATCATATGTGATAGAAGTTCatctaaaaaaaagtgatagaaattaattttaatcacatTATTGTATAcaaatagttaatattattttaattatttattctaagTATATATGGTTGAGATTCACTCCCTTATACTTTAAGCTTTcatctctcattttttattatataaaattataaatatcttttaccaaaaaatgattatatttaaatcagataaattattatttattatatgtgaTAAAActctttattaatatttaatatatctatatatttaagACTGAACTTCAAAACTTAAAATGGTTAAGTTAAAAGCTGGAGTCaatcttatattaatttatcgatGCACTTGGAGGTACTCCTGTCTTGTCATAAATGATTTGTCCTTGGAAGTGTGTGATTCATAAAATCCAGTTAATTGGATCAAGGAAAACTATGGTTCAGCACTTCAGCACACATTAGAAGAactaatatgttttaaaattgaaccattaaaaaaataagactgtgccaaaaaaaaaatcagaagttGTCGGAAAGAACAGTTGGTGCAAGAGAGATACTTGGGCATCCAgtttagtttgaaaaaaaatatatttattttgcatAAATAATTACTAGagaatcatattttattttaaaagttatgtttGTGTATCATGAATATGAAATGATGCGTTTAGAtacttttgcatttttttcaaactcTTCTAAAGTCACGAGAATCTTGTATATATGCTCAAACATGAGatcaaatttaatcatatagcaatgttcaaagatttttcacAACTACCAGATAAGAATTAAAATCAAAGATCCACATTGGGTCCTataaatttgacattttttatgaatattaatCAATCAAgttgaacttaatttttttcaaagccaTTAAGTGCTCCAACTTGTGCATGCACGTGCTCAGCTGCTCATCATATTTTATTGGCAGTGGATAGTGGGAAATCAAATAGGCAAATATTATATAGTTTCTAATAAACAAACACCATCGATTACAAGGCCATGTCTTCAAGAAAGTACTACATAATTATACTCTATTCCAAGTGTTATTTAACagcaaaaaaaatctataaaattgTGAGTCAACACGACGTCGAAGAAATGATCCTGTGTCCTTGGCATATATATTCTCCATTGACCTATTAGTAGAAAGTTATGAAACTGGTACATGACTTTCTTGGTGTGCTCTATGCAGTTGAACCTTtttaaggaaaaaggaaaaaaaaaattgaagtcagtAGTATGTTTTATTCAGTTCATAGCCAAAGCCAACCATAACGACGCTTTCTTTTCAAGTCACCTTTCACATGAATGTTGTGACGTAAATTGCACAAACCAAAGTGTTCTTTTCTCCAAAAATAAGAGACGACCCTACAAGATCTAAGATTTATACAGGATCGTGCTTGTGGAGATATATTAAGTTAATTTGGAACTTGTATATTTTTTCCGGGTACAAGAAAAATAGGGGTCATTAGTAGGTTCCAACTGAACGTCAGAACATCCATAATCTACTCACAAAATTtggaataagaaaaatatgattggtaatttttacatttccgaagaaattaatttttaactaatggctGAAGTATACTGAATATAATAggtagataaattattttaatatttatttgacattttcaaatttttacatCATTACATCAAAAGATTATAAGAATACagtattaattttctttaatccTCATCCCCACCCCAATTCAAACCTGAAAGTTATAAATTAGAACGGTTAttatcattttccttttttcttttttgaagtcTTCTTTAAGTTTGTATAGCATAAAAATTCAGGAATATAAATGGCAGATATGCATGATATATACGAGATTAAATGGTCAAAACTATTCATTTTGCTTTAGGAATCGTGGGAATGGAAAACCATATTATTAGGAAACAAGGGAATGAAGTGATGAATACTGTGGCTTTAAATACAGTCAAGGTTAGTACGAAGAAGAAATTTTAGGTACAATGAGTGTTAAGAAATCCTCGAACGCTGTATTGTTCAACATGTGTCATGTCATTGTCAACTATGTTTGTCACCTTTGTCTTTCGACATCTATGACAACAATTAGCACGAAAATGTAGTGGTTAGGTGGAAGGCAATTAATGAAGAGCCACATTAAATGCTGTAGAACTATAAATACTTAGGTTGTCTTTCACTCGGTGTTCATAAGAATCTCTCTATTTGAAGATTTCGATATGATTGGAGATCTTGACATTGTTTACAAATTAGTATTATGATATTATCAGCCTTatctcttcaatttttttagctACATTTTCTTTGGCGATTAATGATCAAGCGACTCACATATAGTCTTCGACCAAGATGAGGCTATTGTTTCCTCCACCTGCCAAGTTGCTTCCAACACCTCCTATATGACTTCTGGAATGGACAATCTGGAGAGTAAAATTACATTACCAAATGTACCCTTTTTTTAACATTCCAAAATGACCaattcaaaatgtaaaaaaaaaaaaatctaaaatgggTGCAGGAAGCAAGTTGGGGTGCAGGAAGTAACAGCCCCAAGATGATCGAGATTGCGGTCTATCTAGGTTTCATAACTATGAGAATTTTACTTCCTACACCTTCTTTGCTTCCTGTACCCAAAGAATATTTAAAGAACAATTTACTCTTGGATGATATGCTACGCGATTTGATCTCTTTCTCCGAGGAATCACCGTCGTCGTTGGTGAGCGAGGGGGATGAAGATTTATTAGAACCATATGAAACTGAGATCTCTCTAAAATGCTTGCTTTTGCTTCTTCTCTCTAAAACTGCATCCTTGGAATCAGGCGAGACAGAGTTTTCTTCATTCTCGAAAGTCGAAACTTTCCCctcattttcattcttctttcagTTATCGCCATCCTTCACTCTTTGCTTCTAATAAACtctctatttttgtttcttgaagGAATTagggtttttattttcttctttttttctgtgTCGTTTTGGTAATTAATCTGATAACCGATGATTTTCTTTGGTTTCATGCGCTGGAAGTGTTTGATTAGGTTTACAtgtcatgatatttttttttttttgctggtaAACTTTTTAGACTTGCGTGGTTGATAATCGCTGTTTGTATTTGGCTGTTGTTTGAAGTTTTATGGTTTTTAAGGTTCCTATAATTAATTCCATACTAATGGTTTTGGTTCCTCATATTTTTCGTTCTTGTTAATGTTAAATGTCAATGTTAATGTTTATCATTCTTGctgatttgattttgtttattctCAACGGTAGTTGAATCATAATTGATGAATTTGCTTGGCTTTCTGAAAATAAtgatgtgtttgtgtttgtgtttgtgtttgtgttagtTCAGATTAGCAAAGGTAGGTAGTTAGTTATTTGCAATGATAGAAGGTGGTAGAATCCGGCTGAAGACATGGCAGCAGGCAGCTGTGGCAGTGGGTTCGGCGGTGGGGGCGTTGTTGGACCCTCGAAGAGCGGATTTGATAGCAGCTCTTGGTGAGACAACTGGAAAGCCTGCTTTTGAGAGAGTTCTTCAGAGGATGAAGAGTTCCCCTGAAGGGAGGGTGGGTCAGTTTATCTTGTTCTACTCtgatttgtttttggtttatgtCGATGTTCTCCTTGCCTGTGTTGTGTTGTTGAATGTTGAGTTCCCTTTAGTTAAAACACTTTTTCTTTTGGATGCTCGGTGGCATGCAATCACAATAGTTtataagtttaatttctatgcactgaaagaataaaaagttttacatagttaactaattagaaatcatgattgatataacttttaaggTAGTTATTGtttaaatcaacaaatttatcatacatggtGATTTGTGATTATATGACAATGTAGAAGTGCATGAACTATTTactaagtttattaattttggtGTAACAAAGAGTTTAAGATGAGGGGATGGTTTGCCCCTGAACCTACTGATAAAAGTGATTATAAATAGTTATCACTAAAATAATTGGCATTCTTACTTTGCTTGGTGGAACATACAATTATAtcacagcagaaaccaatcattttttttccatattccTGATTGATAGGCTGTACTGTTGGAGCGCCCTCGTGTTGTTTCTGCAAAAGTAGGACATGCTTGGGACCTGCCAGCAAACACCTTTGGTGCTGCCTATGCAAGGTTTATGGGATCTAGGAACTTTTCACCAGATGATCGACCTCCTGTGCGGTTCATGGACACAGATGAACTAGCCTATGTAGCCATGCGGGCTCGTGAAGTGCATGACTTCTGGCACACCCTTTTTGACCTTCCTACTAACTTGATTGGGGAGACAGCACTGAAGGTTATTGAGTTTGAGCAGATGGGCCTTCCTATGTGTCTGCTGTCCGTTATAGGGGGCACGGCTAGATTCAGTGAAAAGCAGAGAAAATTGTTTTATCATCACTACTTCCCCTGGGCCATTCATGCTGGCATGCAATCCACTGATCTTATGTGTGTATATTATGAGCGGCATTTTGATGAAGACTTGGAAGATGTTCGCCGAAAACTGCAAATTGTTCCTGCTCCCACTGTTCATTAGCCGTATGtattcagaccagataaattgtACTCCTATTTAGTTTTCTGGATAATAGCAGTGTGCTAGAGTTTTGCAATCAAAATCATGGAATAAAATCCAGTGTACAAGCTTTGCCTCTAATATTTAGTCAATGAGCATTGTATAGGTTGGATTTGATCATATGATCAGCAAAATAAACTTATCATcacattctatttttttcaacatATCCTGTTATAGTGCTTCTTGTAGTCACTGgatttatttatcttatcaACTAGGAGGTGTGCAAAAGCCTCTTGTGAACCAAACCACACAGaatcaaaccacaaaaaaacaaacttaaaacaatttaataaccaaaccatttttaaaaaaaaaaaaacaattcggCTATCTGAACTGATTTACTAAAGTGATTTGTTGAACTGCATCCAAacttaaatacttaaatatcaaattacatATTTCTGAAGATTCTGAACCCATTGCTTCAAATTTTCAAACACTAACCTATTATTACTTCAGAACTTGGAATCCTACCCCAAATCATTCAAGTGAAGGCAGGTATCTCATCTCTTCATTTACAAGCTCACACGAACCCTAAGCCTCACTCTGATTTGCTATTGTTTTGGTCCTTTTAGTCAGCCCATATGTCAGATTGAACGGACCCAGCATTTACTACATGAATTACATCCATGAAGGCACGGGaagaggtgtttttttttttttttaattcatgtaagagttaaGTTAATCAAATTAACCCAATTTTATTGTGATTTAGACAATATTAGTAACACTTTTTAACATACTTTTTTAAGCACTCtattattagttgaaattaattagaaattataaaattgtggatttcacttattatttaataaatcctgtatatgattttgtaatttgcaataaattttaaccttcATAGCCCATACAAAACTGGTTTGTAAGTGAGAATGGCTCAAGTTCTATAAGTTTTGTTTAAGCTATATTTCTAGTCGTTGAAAGACTAAATATACCCCCTTCAATGTTGCAATTAGTATCGTCCAAACAAGCCCCAAATAAGGTGAGCTAAAGGTGACTATAATTAAGACAACTTTTCAACATTCTTTCTCATACCCAAGGTTACTTTCCTAGAGTGTGGAAAATACATGTGACCCAACAATAGATCTAGGATAAACTATGAtataatcttagaatttgagcTAAGGGTGTAACCCTATAAAACTAACTTGAAAGGTGAAGATTTCACAAGTTTTATAAGCTCGGTTAAAGTTATATCTCTAATCGTTGTGAGACTAAACACCCCCTTCAATGCTACAATTAAGCAACCCAAAGAAGCTGCAATTAAGGCGGGTTAGGGGAGATTGCAATTAAGGCGACTTTCTATCAAGGAGTGTGATACTAGCTTACCTCATATGATTAAGTTTAGCATTTTTCATGATTATTGGgaaaatgatttattattacTGGATGAAAAATGTGG
The Glycine max cultivar Williams 82 chromosome 16, Glycine_max_v4.0, whole genome shotgun sequence genome window above contains:
- the LOC100777348 gene encoding probable serine/threonine-protein kinase At1g01540; amino-acid sequence: MFSVYDAAFVDTELSKRTSIFGLRLWVLIGILVGSLIVITLFLLSLCLTSRRRHHHHHHHHHKHRRHPTPPISKEILEIVHVPPPPDTGHLPPPPPLPPKPDHPRSAAMAALYSSGESRAAASVCETASSSLGSGSVGPEVSHLGWGRWYTLRELESATNGLCEENVIGEGGYGIVYCGLLPDGTKVAVKNLLNNKGQAEREFKVEVEAIGRVRHKNLVRLLGYCVEGEYRMLVYEYVNNGNLEQWLHGDAGPVSPMTWDIRMNIILGTAKGLAYLHEGLEPKVVHRDVKSSNILIDRQWNPKVSDFGLAKLLSADHSYVTTRVMGTFGYVAPEYACTGMLTEKSDVYSFGILIMEIITGRSPVDYSKPQGEVNLIEWLKSMVGNRKSEEVVDPKIAEKPSSRALKRALLVALRCVDPDAAKRPKIGHVIHMLEAEDLLFRDDRRSGGESSRSHRDYQLEHKDSRLDKRKIGGEITDQSEDDSTTSSRHHPQPTRWR
- the LOC102664386 gene encoding ubiquinone biosynthesis protein COQ4 homolog, mitochondrial gives rise to the protein MIEGGRIRLKTWQQAAVAVGSAVGALLDPRRADLIAALGETTGKPAFERVLQRMKSSPEGRAVLLERPRVVSAKVGHAWDLPANTFGAAYARFMGSRNFSPDDRPPVRFMDTDELAYVAMRAREVHDFWHTLFDLPTNLIGETALKVIEFEQMGLPMCLLSVIGGTARFSEKQRKLFYHHYFPWAIHAGMQSTDLMCVYYERHFDEDLEDVRRKLQIVPAPTVH